The genomic DNA TTTGCTGGAGGTAGCCGACAGGTCACGCGGTGTCTCATTATGCGTGCCGAGATGCCAACCAATCAGGGACATAATTGTCAATTGTCATAAAACAGCATCTTCCAATTAAGTGCTTTTTTCAATATGCTAAATATCAGCAGTCAGAAAAACGTATTTGAGGAGGTGATTGAAAATTCCAGAAGACTAAATAgacaaataaaaatgtgttgGCATGGATAGGGAACTACATAATATGTAGTAAGATGATTACTCCTGTCATTTATCCAGTTAGttagtaatgtgtgtgtgtatggagggtACTCTCTCTAGCATTTTAAAACATAGGAAATGGATCAAACCACACCTATCACCGTTAGTCAGACTGTACAGTCAGTCAGTGGAGGTCATTTGCAACTCCATACATTCAATGTGACTAGTAGCTGATTGGGGATCTGAGGACAATACTGCCCATAGAAGCGGATTGTTTATCTTGATGTTTTGGCACTGATATTGCCAGTTTTAAAGTTTGTGTCAATGGAAAAACTACTCCAGCTCAATATGCCCTAGGACTGTAGAATAACAGACTTGTGCATGTTGTTATTGTCAATCATTGTTGATTATCATTCAGATTATTCTTGCATTAAGTGCAAAAGGCACAGACTGTCACAACATCCCCCTGCCTGGCCAAAATACATGAGAAATTCAACTGTGAAACTTGTCTCGAAACTCCTACTATCAATTAAAATAATCGAAAATACGAAAATAAGGTAAAAACAGACAGCTATCAGAAAATCCTAAACAAGATAATATGCTGAATCCAAATCAAATTAGGATATAGGCTACACATGTAAATTAGCCCGTTTttacaataaataaaataaaatgttatcttcaTTATGTACAGTCATTTTCATTGTCTGGGGAGTCGTTCcctaatatcatcatcatcatcatcatcatcataatcatcattcTCAGGgttgtcctccctctcctcaggtGAGCCCGGCTCTGCCACGTTTGACATGTCACTGTCGTCAGAGAGAGAGTGCTTGGAGTTGGAACCGAATCCAGAGCTCTTCTCTGTCGACATGCCGGAGAAAGCACCTGCGGCAGCAGCAGCGGCCGCAGTTGCCGACGGGTGTGAGTTAAGGCTGGGGTATAACCATGGAAACGGGGAAGAGAGAGCTGCTGCTGCCGCAGCAGGGTACACAAACTTCTCTAGGTTACTTTTGTCGAATAGCGGCATGTAGGTCGCTGCTGCCGAGGGATTGATTAAGTAAAATGGCATGCAAAATGGAGTCTGCTGTCCCACGCCAGTTATTCCCATCAAAGAGTTAATAAAGGCCAGATCAGGTCTGGTGGTCGTGTCTGCGCCCGTCGTGCTGTTTCCAGCCCAGTTCATCTTTGGTTTTTTGGCAGCGCGGTCATCCCCGAACTCCTGCTTTATCTTTACTGCTTTGCTACGGTCACATCCTTTATTCCCATCGTTCTTTTCCGCCTCACCCCCGTATccactgtctgtgtctgtgtcattCTCGTTAAGCTCCGCGTGGCTCCTCTGTATGACCGATACGCGGTCATGTCCGGCTTGGCTTTCCACTTTCTGGCTATCACGCTCCTGCACGTCTCCGGCAGGTAGCTGGGGATTGAGCAATGGCGCACCGGGCTGAAACTGCGCAGATACTTTGTGCAAGTGGTTGATGAGCTGCGCGCACCGCTGCTCGCGCATATTCCAGTTCTCGAACTTGTTGAGGTACTGCAGGACCTCTTTGGCACATGCTTGGAACCCCGAGTGGAACGCATCCAAATCAGCGTGAATGGACGTCTTCATAGATCGATCCCGTGGAAAACATGCATCTAAAGTTAGAAACGACACAATTTACAATACAGAATTGATTCGTAATCAACTGTGAGAACACAACCAATAGGCCTATCGAATTTGATTTAGGCTACAATAACTTTTACGCACAGCCTATCCAAGCCCAACTCTAAATCCAAAGTAGCCTAGGTAGAGAAACCTATAATAGTCAAACATTGAACAGTCATTGGAGGTTATGTAACAATTTACCATTCTGCAAAGCAATAATCTTCTGGTGTTGTTGCTCAGTGACTGCAGTCAAAGCGTTTAAATGCTTCAAAGTTAACTCGAGAACAACTGCTTTCTCCAAATGCCCGAGCGTCTGAAAGGGAAAACCATGAGATCCAATTACTCAACAATCATTTAACAATacattaaaataaaaacacacattATTAGGCTATACATCATCCTTCATAATTGCAAAAGCTTACCGTCAGTTTGAGATGTTCGGGTAACAAATCCTTCAGCTGTCCGATACATTCATtgattctgtctctcctcttcttctctatcAGTCGGTGTGGTAACTTGTACGCGTCCTGGGAACAATAAGATAGATACATTTGATTAGGACCACAGAAACGAATGACAGCGTTAGATTAATTCTACATCAAGTGCCACATAGTCAAGACAGTTGTGTTATCCTACAATGACTTGTTACCTATCAGACATTTTATTGAGATACAAACTAGACAAAATGAGCGCATACCTTGCCATCTTCGCGCTTCAGTCCTCTTTTCGATTTACACATGTAGAGTGAGGAGTATTCCACcctgaaataaataaaaagggcAGGATAGTCACATAGTTATAAAGGTACCAAGGGTGGACATCTAATAGTTCATGGACAGAGCCCATACTGTCCCAAAAATGAAATAATTACCCTAAGAAATTGTCATGATCAATAAATTGTCTGTCTTGCAGACGCGGTATTCTTTCATCCATAACTTGTCGGTAGGCTATTCCACTTTGTCTTTACACTGTTTGTTATTCTAAAACCAGCAGACAGAGAAGGTTTGGGAAGATGTTGCAGCGCGACTGTTCTCGATAGTGCTGTGCTATTGAATGATGTCTATTTTCCTGAACTGCCACTTTGCGAGAGGTTTGTGCGAGAGCGCACAGCGCACGCGCGCCTCGAGTCGGAACAGCTCCAACTCACGTGTAGATTGCACCAGCACAATGTCCGGTAATTAAGACCTTTGCAAGACTCAGTCTAGTAGGCTACGTCACAGCCCGTTTCTATGGCAATGCAAACTAAGACCATATCTATTAATTTATGGTATTCTATTGGAGTTAAAAGTCATAGTCAAACGACTGAAAGAATAGTTTATTCTATTATGTCCGTTCTGCGGGTGCACATCCTCATCCCATTGAGGTCCGCTTTGACCATGTAGGTGAATGCGGCGCGCACACGGGCAAACGGGACTGTGTGtccgcgtgcgtgcgtgcgtgtgtgcgtgcgtgcgtgcaaggAGAGTGTGGTTAAGgcgctcgcgcacacacacacatcccggGGGCGAGGTAGGCTGCTCATCCCTTCTCATGCTGAGTAGCTCAACCCGCCAGCCGCCCTGAGGTGCGTTTTCAGTAACCATGGCACTGGCTGAGTAGGCTACTCGAAAACGTGCGCCGCAGTTCCTTATTCCACCAGCCCGAAGGTCGAGGTGACATCTTTCAATGAACAaatttataataatgtatgcaacCGTGTCATTGTGCTATACATAATGCATTACAAATAGGCTACATTATTGTTGAGCACATGAAGTTAATGTGAACATGGCCCATGTGAGAAGAGAAACAATTATATGTGTTAATTTATGCATTCATGGCTATTGAAACATGTTTTACTAATTAGACATGCCATATTATTTAGATCCAATATCGATACTTTGGAGATCATAATTTTGATATTTTACAATAAGGGGTCATAGGAAGAAATAAACGTTCAACTGTTATAAGTTATGTTATTAGTAATAAATAGGCAAATAGTGTAACTTCTTGGCTGTAGGC from Coregonus clupeaformis isolate EN_2021a chromosome 11, ASM2061545v1, whole genome shotgun sequence includes the following:
- the LOC121577006 gene encoding class E basic helix-loop-helix protein 41, which produces MDERIPRLQDRQFIDHDNFLGVEYSSLYMCKSKRGLKREDGKDAYKLPHRLIEKKRRDRINECIGQLKDLLPEHLKLTTLGHLEKAVVLELTLKHLNALTAVTEQQHQKIIALQNDACFPRDRSMKTSIHADLDAFHSGFQACAKEVLQYLNKFENWNMREQRCAQLINHLHKVSAQFQPGAPLLNPQLPAGDVQERDSQKVESQAGHDRVSVIQRSHAELNENDTDTDSGYGGEAEKNDGNKGCDRSKAVKIKQEFGDDRAAKKPKMNWAGNSTTGADTTTRPDLAFINSLMGITGVGQQTPFCMPFYLINPSAAATYMPLFDKSNLEKFVYPAAAAAALSSPFPWLYPSLNSHPSATAAAAAAAGAFSGMSTEKSSGFGSNSKHSLSDDSDMSNVAEPGSPEEREDNPENDDYDDDDDDDDIRERLPRQ